A single region of the Corallococcus caeni genome encodes:
- a CDS encoding NUDIX hydrolase, whose protein sequence is MRVQALFDALETRLKARPARTFEWKGRALREAAVLLPLFEREGVPYVVFTRRPATLRTHAGQYAFPGGGQEARDVTPLETALRENEEELGISRASVRVLGLLDETPTTSAYRIRPYVGVIPGDGKYVPNPVEVDLVLEVPLVRLLDPAIVRVERHLWEGMEHDVHFYTHGEHVIWGATGRILRNFLQFVAEVPGIQGLPAAPPPAGH, encoded by the coding sequence GTGCGTGTGCAGGCCCTGTTCGATGCGCTGGAGACGCGGCTGAAGGCGAGGCCGGCGCGGACCTTCGAGTGGAAGGGCCGGGCGCTGCGAGAGGCCGCGGTGCTCCTGCCCCTGTTCGAGCGGGAGGGCGTGCCCTACGTGGTCTTCACCCGGCGGCCCGCCACCCTGCGCACGCACGCGGGACAGTACGCGTTCCCGGGCGGCGGCCAGGAGGCGCGGGACGTCACGCCGCTGGAGACGGCGCTGCGCGAGAACGAGGAGGAGCTGGGCATCTCGCGCGCCAGCGTGCGGGTGCTGGGCCTGCTGGACGAGACGCCCACCACGTCCGCGTACCGCATCCGTCCCTACGTGGGCGTCATCCCGGGGGACGGCAAGTACGTGCCGAACCCGGTGGAGGTGGACCTGGTGCTGGAGGTGCCGCTGGTGCGCCTGCTGGACCCCGCCATCGTCCGCGTGGAGCGGCACCTCTGGGAGGGGATGGAGCACGACGTGCACTTCTACACGCACGGCGAGCACGTCATCTGGGGCGCCACGGGGCGCATCCTGCGCAACTTCCTGCAGTTCGTGGCGGAGGTGCCGGGCATCCAGGGGCTCCCAGCCGCTCCCCCGCCTGCCGGGCACTGA
- the metK gene encoding methionine adenosyltransferase — protein sequence MPTDFLFTSESVTEGHPDKIADQISDGVLDAIIAKDPQARVAVETLVKTGLAIVAGEVTTNTYVDIPKIVRSTITRIGYTDSSMGYDGNTCGVMVAIEGQSQDIARGVDNKKDQGAGDQGMMFGFACDETPELMPAPIHYAHALTRRLAEVRRKNHPWIRPDGKSQVTVEYKDGKPVRIDAVVLSTQHSDDVSNKKIQEAIREDVILKVLPKKLIDNKTKFFINPTGRFVIGGPMGDSGLTGRKIIVDTYGGMGRHGGGAFSGKDPSKVDRSAAYMGRYIAKNVVAAGLASRCEVQVSYAIGVAEPVSVMVETFGTSTVPEEQIARAVRQTFGLRPREITEHLDLLRPIYQKTAAYGHFGRSDKEFTWERTDKKDALREAASSAAPAKTRTPRLKAV from the coding sequence ATGCCTACCGACTTCCTGTTCACGTCTGAATCCGTCACCGAGGGCCACCCGGACAAGATCGCCGACCAGATCTCCGACGGTGTGCTCGATGCCATCATCGCCAAGGATCCGCAGGCGCGCGTCGCCGTGGAGACGCTCGTCAAGACGGGCCTCGCCATCGTCGCGGGTGAGGTGACGACGAACACCTACGTGGACATCCCGAAGATCGTCCGCTCCACCATCACGCGCATCGGCTACACCGATAGCTCCATGGGCTACGACGGCAACACCTGCGGCGTCATGGTGGCCATCGAGGGCCAGAGCCAGGACATCGCGCGCGGCGTGGACAACAAGAAGGACCAGGGCGCCGGCGACCAGGGCATGATGTTCGGCTTCGCGTGCGACGAGACGCCGGAGCTGATGCCCGCGCCCATCCACTACGCGCACGCGCTGACCCGCCGCCTGGCGGAGGTGCGCCGCAAGAACCACCCGTGGATCCGCCCGGACGGCAAGAGCCAGGTCACGGTGGAGTACAAGGACGGCAAGCCGGTCCGCATCGACGCGGTGGTGCTGTCCACGCAGCACTCGGATGACGTCTCCAACAAGAAGATCCAGGAGGCCATCCGCGAGGACGTCATCCTGAAGGTCCTGCCGAAGAAGCTCATCGACAACAAGACCAAGTTCTTCATCAACCCCACGGGCCGCTTCGTCATCGGCGGCCCCATGGGCGACTCGGGCCTCACCGGCCGCAAGATCATCGTCGACACCTACGGCGGCATGGGCCGTCACGGCGGCGGCGCGTTCAGCGGCAAGGACCCGTCCAAGGTGGACCGCTCGGCCGCGTACATGGGCCGCTACATCGCGAAGAACGTCGTGGCGGCGGGCCTGGCCAGCCGTTGCGAGGTGCAGGTCTCCTACGCCATCGGCGTGGCGGAGCCCGTCAGCGTGATGGTGGAGACCTTCGGCACGTCCACCGTGCCGGAAGAGCAGATTGCCCGCGCCGTGCGCCAGACGTTCGGCCTGCGTCCGCGTGAAATCACGGAGCACCTGGACCTGCTGCGGCCCATCTACCAGAAGACCGCCGCGTACGGTCACTTCGGCCGCTCGGACAAGGAGTTCACCTGGGAGCGCACGGACAAGAAGGACGCGCTCCGCGAGGCGGCCTCCTCCGCCGCCCCCGCCAAGACGCGCACGCCGCGCCTGAAGGCGGTCTGA
- a CDS encoding type II secretion system protein GspG, whose product MDKKKRRQRGMTLIEIMVVITILGLIAAAVGVSVMGQFGQAKRQRVTLDFGSLGQGLQLYAMKKGKLPDTTAGLRALVEERVLNELPRDPWGNDYVYTLDRGVPAIVSLGADGAPGGDGDDQDLSSLDRDARSKG is encoded by the coding sequence ATGGACAAGAAGAAGCGCCGTCAGCGCGGCATGACGCTGATTGAGATCATGGTCGTCATCACCATCCTGGGCCTCATCGCCGCCGCCGTGGGCGTGTCGGTGATGGGGCAGTTCGGCCAGGCGAAGCGGCAGCGGGTGACGCTGGACTTCGGCTCGCTGGGCCAGGGCCTCCAGCTGTACGCGATGAAGAAGGGAAAGCTGCCGGACACCACGGCAGGGCTGCGCGCATTGGTGGAGGAGCGCGTCCTCAACGAACTGCCGCGCGACCCCTGGGGCAATGACTACGTGTACACGCTGGACCGGGGTGTGCCGGCCATCGTGTCGCTGGGCGCGGATGGCGCGCCGGGCGGCGACGGCGATGACCAGGACCTCTCGTCACTCGACCGGGACGCGCGGTCCAAGGGGTGA
- a CDS encoding undecaprenyl-diphosphate phosphatase has protein sequence MSLLEAIVLGLVQGLTEFLPISSTAHLRIAPELFGWPDPGAAYSAIIQLGTVAAVLIYFRKDIVALVKAFVLGLVKRDPFGTLEARLAWFVGVGTLPIGICGLAFKKVIETQFRSLYVIAFSLIVLAIVLFVVEKRASHQRTVADMTWKDGIVIGLWQALALVPGSSRSGTTLTGGLSLGLKREDAARYSFLLSIPATTLAGIFELKHLLEATQRPSTVALVVGTLVAFLSGMAAIAWLLSFLKRRTTLVFVVYRIALGLVLLGLLQASILKPMSGVENLSTPDAPTKPPVEKQVTD, from the coding sequence ATGAGCCTGCTCGAAGCCATCGTCCTGGGTCTGGTCCAGGGTCTCACGGAGTTCTTGCCCATCAGCTCCACCGCGCACCTGCGCATCGCGCCGGAGCTGTTCGGCTGGCCCGACCCGGGCGCCGCGTACTCGGCCATCATCCAACTGGGCACGGTGGCCGCGGTGCTCATCTACTTCCGCAAGGACATCGTCGCGCTGGTGAAGGCGTTCGTCCTGGGGCTGGTGAAGCGCGACCCGTTCGGCACGCTGGAGGCGCGGCTCGCGTGGTTCGTGGGCGTGGGCACGCTGCCCATCGGCATCTGCGGGCTGGCGTTCAAGAAGGTCATCGAGACGCAGTTCCGGTCGCTGTACGTCATCGCGTTCAGCCTCATCGTGCTGGCCATCGTGCTGTTCGTCGTGGAGAAGCGCGCGTCGCACCAGCGCACCGTGGCGGACATGACGTGGAAGGACGGCATCGTCATTGGCCTGTGGCAGGCGCTGGCGCTGGTGCCGGGCTCGTCGCGCTCCGGCACGACGCTCACGGGCGGCCTGTCGCTGGGGCTCAAGCGCGAGGACGCGGCGCGCTACTCGTTCCTCTTGTCCATCCCGGCGACGACGCTGGCGGGCATCTTCGAGTTGAAGCACCTCCTGGAGGCCACGCAGCGTCCTTCCACGGTGGCGCTGGTGGTGGGGACGCTGGTGGCCTTCCTGTCGGGCATGGCCGCCATCGCGTGGCTGTTGAGCTTCCTGAAGCGCCGCACCACGCTGGTGTTCGTGGTGTACCGCATCGCGCTGGGGCTGGTGCTGCTGGGGCTGTTGCAGGCGAGCATCCTCAAGCCGATGTCCGGCGTGGAGAACCTGTCCACGCCCGACGCCCCGACGAAGCCGCCGGTGGAGAAGCAGGTCACGGATTGA
- a CDS encoding YchJ family protein → MPPAPLCPCSSGQRYKQCCAPFHKGEAEAPDAERLMRSRYSAFAQREAAYLWKTLHPDHPMRARPEADVVRELRAFAQAHQYPGLVVLGHQPPDATGLSRVLFFARVFEKGKDQSFVERSDFRHDGTGWRYLDGVLKLPRELKVPPETLTLDTFPTD, encoded by the coding sequence ATGCCCCCCGCCCCCCTGTGTCCCTGCTCCTCCGGCCAGCGCTACAAGCAGTGCTGCGCCCCCTTCCACAAAGGCGAGGCGGAAGCCCCTGACGCCGAGCGCCTCATGCGCAGCCGCTACAGCGCCTTCGCCCAGCGTGAAGCCGCCTACCTGTGGAAGACGCTCCACCCCGACCACCCGATGCGGGCCCGTCCGGAAGCGGACGTCGTGCGCGAGCTGCGCGCCTTCGCGCAGGCCCACCAGTACCCGGGGCTGGTGGTGCTGGGCCACCAGCCCCCGGACGCGACGGGGCTCTCCCGCGTCCTCTTCTTCGCCAGGGTGTTCGAGAAGGGGAAGGACCAGTCCTTCGTGGAGCGCTCGGACTTCCGCCACGACGGCACCGGCTGGCGCTACCTGGACGGCGTCCTCAAGCTGCCGCGCGAGCTGAAGGTCCCTCCGGAGACCCTCACGCTCGACACCTTCCCCACGGACTGA
- a CDS encoding ABC transporter substrate-binding protein, with protein MNARIRTLPFLVALTFAVPALAAPKASEAITKPVKTVVQSVRYEKDLKALENLGSDQQGLFLLGDEWTKATDAQRKEFTQLFQNLFAKIAFPKVRENFKNLDSITYDEPQVTGDKALVGSTIFINHPLKKQEMKLKYAVEKVGSGWKVVDVSVLGDSMLTGIRDDQVRPLFKEGGWDGLLGAMRKKNDELGTVKLK; from the coding sequence GTGAACGCTCGCATTCGCACCCTTCCCTTCCTGGTTGCCCTCACCTTCGCCGTGCCCGCGCTCGCCGCGCCCAAGGCCTCGGAAGCCATCACCAAGCCGGTGAAGACCGTGGTGCAGTCCGTGCGCTACGAGAAGGACCTCAAGGCCCTGGAGAACCTGGGCAGCGACCAGCAGGGCCTCTTCCTGCTCGGCGACGAGTGGACCAAGGCCACGGACGCCCAGCGCAAGGAATTCACCCAGCTCTTCCAGAACCTCTTCGCGAAGATCGCCTTCCCCAAGGTCCGCGAGAACTTCAAGAACCTGGACTCCATCACCTACGACGAGCCCCAGGTGACGGGCGACAAGGCGCTCGTGGGCTCCACCATCTTCATCAACCACCCGCTGAAGAAGCAGGAGATGAAGCTCAAGTACGCCGTGGAGAAGGTGGGCAGCGGCTGGAAGGTCGTGGACGTGTCCGTGCTGGGCGATTCCATGCTCACCGGCATCCGCGATGATCAGGTCCGCCCCCTCTTCAAGGAAGGCGGCTGGGACGGCCTGCTCGGCGCCATGCGCAAGAAGAACGATGAGCTGGGTACGGTGAAGCTGAAGTAA
- a CDS encoding class I SAM-dependent methyltransferase, with the protein MAEVREAALTALGEALRATGYAFTTVTPETHRRVNARPGAKEAHSLRDVFGWSRRFGPGVVEPRMLALLEQAGALVECEDGTHRSRVRFSTLGSGLYVHSAWPTSEKDAVFFGPDTYRFCALLQRVPGTFRRAVDLGCGSGAGGLSVAARSAEVVLADLNPLALDYSRVNARLNGAHGVEVVHSDLLRDVSGRFDLIMANPPYLADTDGRTYRDGGGTHGTELSVRIVCESVERLEPGGTLVLYTGAPVVDGEDLLRTALEPVLRSAPLEDVVYEELDPDVFGEELEKEPYAGVERIALVALTARRR; encoded by the coding sequence GTGGCAGAGGTGAGGGAGGCCGCGCTGACCGCGTTGGGTGAGGCCCTGCGCGCCACGGGCTATGCCTTCACGACGGTGACTCCGGAGACGCACCGGCGGGTGAACGCGCGGCCGGGGGCGAAGGAGGCCCATTCGCTCCGGGACGTGTTCGGGTGGAGCCGTCGCTTCGGGCCGGGCGTGGTGGAGCCTCGGATGCTGGCGCTGCTGGAGCAGGCGGGCGCGCTGGTGGAGTGCGAGGACGGGACGCACCGGAGCCGGGTGCGGTTCTCGACGCTGGGGTCGGGGCTGTATGTCCATTCCGCGTGGCCCACGTCGGAGAAGGACGCGGTGTTCTTCGGGCCGGACACCTACCGGTTCTGCGCGCTGCTCCAGCGGGTGCCGGGCACGTTCCGGCGCGCGGTGGACCTGGGCTGTGGCTCCGGAGCCGGGGGCCTGTCAGTGGCGGCGCGGAGCGCGGAGGTGGTGCTCGCGGACCTGAACCCGTTGGCGTTGGACTACTCCCGGGTGAACGCGAGGTTGAACGGCGCGCACGGGGTCGAGGTCGTGCATTCGGATCTGCTGCGGGACGTGTCCGGCCGGTTCGACCTCATCATGGCGAACCCGCCGTACCTGGCGGACACGGACGGGCGCACGTACCGGGATGGCGGCGGCACGCACGGCACGGAGCTGTCGGTGCGCATCGTGTGTGAGAGCGTGGAGCGCCTGGAGCCGGGCGGCACGCTGGTCCTCTACACGGGCGCGCCAGTGGTGGACGGCGAGGACCTGCTGCGCACCGCGCTGGAGCCGGTGTTGCGGAGCGCGCCCCTCGAGGACGTGGTCTACGAGGAGCTGGATCCGGACGTGTTCGGCGAGGAGCTGGAGAAGGAGCCCTACGCGGGCGTGGAGCGCATCGCGTTGGTGGCGCTGACGGCCAGAAGGCGCTGA
- a CDS encoding site-specific recombinase — translation MSVSTPAPRLLLRGAPSDREMDAFCVQYAPRAPGHPAVRDLLRLLLEVPGDGLEPRLAWVEQWIHWMRDRIPAHGLTDADDGALSPANSRLALLVRVLEGEPPFRASVTRLVSGVCAGSRGLKLFAQVGLSAGNGFFSELTDRFVRGVLPAPPEPGKLSELLLRLFPVPQDAKWLGALSPALLARLTALVGEPPPPDPTPSSRVRGDLMDALLLLGVQVAGLGLAEDVRDRTPEMSFRASPFLRLRLVCDAVLARDGAQEALADLARVVEDCRGVVGTVTRHLEESGVSVDLVYRLERIRHGLDRMEAIARVLVAPRGEPRWREALALLSDLLEHAHADRSVRALVRRNARLMARKIIERTGNTGEHYITSTQGEFHHMVHSAAGGGFVAAFAVALKFLLTGLPLAPFFAGLFVALNYAGGFVVMQMLGLTLATKQPSMTASTLAAAVGEDAGLDGGTRRMERLAALVPRITRSQLAAILGNLGCVLPVAVALGLGFQFLKGHAYLTAQQAQHVVETLHPWKSATLLYAALTGVLLWASSLAAGWFENFIVYRRLPEALAHHRVLRALLGVTGARKVADALMHHAAGVGGGVTLGVLLAVMPGVGGFFGLPLDVRHVTFSFGALAFAGCALGPSAVMEPGFLAAVAGVLVVGVLNFGVSFALALGVALRARDVPVREGLRFLGAVALRFLRNPIPFLVPPRDEPVPLGTEARVVPLAGPPGA, via the coding sequence ATGAGTGTTTCGACCCCCGCCCCACGGCTTCTGCTCCGCGGCGCGCCGTCCGACCGTGAGATGGACGCGTTCTGTGTGCAGTACGCGCCCCGGGCCCCCGGGCACCCCGCGGTCCGGGACCTGCTCCGGCTGCTGCTGGAGGTCCCCGGTGACGGCCTGGAGCCGCGCCTGGCGTGGGTGGAGCAGTGGATCCACTGGATGCGCGACCGCATCCCCGCCCATGGCCTCACGGACGCGGACGACGGCGCGCTGTCCCCCGCGAACTCCCGGCTGGCGCTGCTGGTGCGCGTGCTGGAGGGCGAGCCCCCCTTCCGCGCGTCCGTCACCCGACTGGTGTCGGGGGTGTGCGCGGGCAGCCGGGGGCTGAAGCTCTTCGCCCAGGTGGGCCTGAGCGCGGGCAACGGCTTCTTCTCCGAGCTGACGGACCGCTTCGTGCGCGGCGTGCTGCCCGCGCCGCCGGAGCCGGGCAAGCTGTCGGAGCTGCTCCTGCGCCTGTTCCCGGTGCCGCAGGACGCGAAGTGGCTGGGCGCGCTGTCGCCTGCGCTGCTGGCGCGGCTGACGGCGCTGGTGGGCGAGCCGCCCCCACCGGACCCCACCCCGTCCTCGCGTGTGCGCGGGGACCTGATGGACGCGCTGCTGCTGCTGGGCGTGCAGGTGGCGGGGCTGGGGCTGGCGGAGGACGTGCGCGACCGCACCCCGGAGATGTCCTTCCGCGCGTCCCCCTTCCTGCGGCTGCGGCTGGTGTGCGACGCGGTGCTGGCGCGCGACGGAGCGCAGGAGGCGCTGGCGGACCTGGCCCGCGTGGTGGAGGACTGCCGGGGCGTGGTGGGCACCGTCACGCGTCACCTGGAGGAGTCCGGCGTCAGCGTGGACCTGGTGTACCGGCTGGAGCGCATCCGGCACGGCCTGGACCGGATGGAGGCCATCGCACGGGTGCTGGTCGCGCCGCGCGGCGAGCCCCGGTGGCGCGAGGCGCTGGCGCTGCTGTCGGACCTGCTGGAGCACGCGCACGCGGACCGCTCCGTGCGCGCGCTGGTCCGGCGCAACGCGCGGCTGATGGCCCGTAAAATCATCGAGCGCACCGGCAACACGGGCGAGCACTACATCACGTCCACGCAGGGTGAGTTCCACCACATGGTGCACTCGGCGGCGGGCGGCGGCTTCGTCGCCGCGTTCGCCGTGGCGCTGAAGTTCCTCCTCACCGGGTTGCCGCTGGCCCCCTTCTTCGCGGGCCTCTTCGTCGCGCTCAACTACGCGGGCGGCTTCGTGGTGATGCAGATGCTGGGCCTCACGCTGGCCACCAAGCAGCCGTCCATGACGGCCTCCACGCTGGCGGCCGCGGTGGGCGAGGACGCGGGTCTGGACGGAGGCACCCGGCGCATGGAGCGCCTGGCGGCGCTGGTGCCGCGCATCACCCGCTCGCAGCTGGCGGCCATCCTGGGCAACCTGGGCTGCGTCCTGCCCGTCGCGGTGGCGCTGGGGCTGGGGTTCCAGTTCCTCAAGGGCCATGCGTACCTGACCGCCCAGCAGGCGCAGCACGTGGTGGAGACGCTGCACCCCTGGAAGAGCGCGACGCTCCTCTACGCCGCCCTCACCGGCGTGCTGCTCTGGGCCTCCAGCCTGGCCGCCGGCTGGTTCGAGAACTTCATCGTCTACCGCCGCCTGCCGGAGGCGCTCGCCCACCACCGCGTGCTGCGCGCGCTGCTGGGCGTGACGGGCGCGCGCAAGGTCGCGGACGCGCTGATGCACCACGCGGCGGGCGTGGGCGGCGGCGTCACCCTGGGCGTGCTGCTGGCGGTGATGCCGGGCGTGGGCGGCTTCTTCGGCCTCCCGCTGGACGTGCGGCACGTCACCTTCTCCTTCGGCGCGCTGGCCTTCGCCGGGTGCGCGCTGGGGCCCTCCGCCGTGATGGAGCCGGGCTTCCTGGCGGCCGTGGCGGGCGTGCTGGTGGTGGGCGTCCTCAACTTCGGCGTGTCCTTCGCGCTGGCCCTGGGCGTGGCCCTGCGCGCCCGCGACGTCCCGGTGCGCGAGGGCCTGCGCTTCCTGGGGGCCGTGGCCCTGCGCTTCCTGCGCAACCCCATCCCCTTCCTCGTCCCACCCCGTGACGAGCCCGTGCCCCTGGGGACGGAGGCACGGGTCGTCCCCCTGGCCGGGCCTCCCGGGGCCTGA
- a CDS encoding efflux RND transporter permease subunit, with amino-acid sequence MSGNPSSHPPPRLALAYAEMLVRRPGTVMTVLLLLLGVAVWGTSKLTINSNQLDLISQDLQEVKDVKRVIDMVGGSGFFMVALRGDDEATLKKVADDLAVMVGKDKEHARSLTYKIPVEFVQNNMVLFVKTEDLAEGKRRIMAFLKDQIRRANPFYIEIKKTEPVKLDLQDLVDKYSSVGNKSIADDYYISQDRKLLLLLIKPMWDTNQIGQTKQYVDKLRGDLAEYSKSNAAGVQLVEDYYKMGDKKTVAYGFTGSYKTAVDDSYAIEDSLQPVTIIALVAIFAITIAFFRKWAPTLIVVSGTVAGTLYTLGFTYATLGELNMITSILGGILMGFGIDYGIHFIFRTRLELGAGKRYDVAIRDAVINAGRPALVSAVVVAGSFYVLMVSEFKGFSQFGFLAGTGTLMLGFTLFSWCPALLALAGRRNPELPQKLIGVMKPPPAVNATGKELRIPRPGLVLAVGCVIVAVVCGAAIPWKSGEPPADAGFFARLPYGVRFNYNTRALMPANQPSVVLQDEINARFKIASDPLAVYTKDLAETEALYKELTTDPKKRPAISQVMSLFTFVPPEGIAQANAKILEEWQEELKEIDVKALPPETQEKAALFFKMLEARPFDVHHVPEIYASQFRHLPTTSPENHGYLTFIYPSVDLWDGKQMLQFADQTSSIKGMVTPGKFTPGGPTGAPVEKEFRAAGATQLYASLARMVLKDAKLTVILTALWILVMHFADFRNAKLALASVIPLTVGLAMMMGFMALFDLRLNFMNIIILPILLGFGVSHGLYLLHRFLEGTSPLVALRSVGAAVASSTLTAVAGFAALLVASHNGLRSMGLVACIGLITTLLVSFTVLAAVMQLMHDKRQKDAGRSQEGGSAPGGDSSSTRAA; translated from the coding sequence ATGAGCGGCAATCCCTCGTCCCATCCCCCGCCCCGTCTCGCCCTCGCCTACGCGGAGATGCTGGTCCGGCGCCCCGGCACCGTCATGACCGTGCTGCTGCTGTTGCTCGGCGTGGCGGTGTGGGGCACGTCGAAGCTGACCATCAACTCCAACCAGCTGGACCTCATCTCCCAGGACCTGCAGGAGGTGAAGGACGTCAAGCGCGTCATCGACATGGTGGGCGGCAGCGGCTTCTTCATGGTCGCGCTGCGCGGCGATGACGAGGCCACGCTCAAGAAGGTCGCGGACGACCTGGCCGTGATGGTGGGCAAGGACAAGGAGCACGCGCGCTCCCTGACCTACAAGATCCCCGTCGAGTTCGTTCAGAACAACATGGTGCTGTTCGTGAAGACGGAGGACCTGGCCGAGGGCAAGCGCCGCATCATGGCGTTCCTCAAGGATCAGATCCGCCGCGCGAACCCCTTCTACATCGAAATCAAGAAGACGGAGCCGGTGAAGCTGGACCTGCAGGACCTGGTCGACAAGTACTCCAGCGTTGGCAACAAGAGCATCGCGGACGACTACTACATCTCCCAGGACCGCAAGCTGCTGCTGCTCCTCATCAAGCCGATGTGGGACACCAACCAGATTGGCCAGACGAAGCAGTACGTGGACAAGCTGCGCGGGGACCTGGCCGAGTACTCCAAGAGCAACGCCGCGGGCGTGCAGCTGGTGGAGGACTACTACAAGATGGGCGACAAGAAGACGGTCGCCTACGGCTTCACGGGCTCCTACAAGACGGCGGTGGACGACTCGTACGCCATCGAGGACTCGCTCCAGCCGGTCACCATCATCGCGCTCGTCGCCATCTTCGCCATCACCATCGCGTTCTTCCGCAAGTGGGCGCCCACGCTCATCGTGGTGAGCGGCACGGTGGCGGGCACGCTGTACACGCTGGGCTTCACCTACGCGACGCTGGGTGAGCTCAACATGATCACCTCCATCCTGGGCGGCATCCTGATGGGGTTCGGCATCGACTACGGCATCCACTTCATCTTCCGCACGCGCCTGGAGCTGGGCGCGGGCAAGCGCTACGACGTGGCCATCCGCGACGCGGTCATCAACGCGGGCCGTCCGGCGCTGGTGTCCGCGGTGGTGGTGGCCGGTTCGTTCTACGTGCTGATGGTGAGCGAGTTCAAAGGCTTCTCCCAGTTCGGCTTCCTGGCCGGCACCGGCACGCTGATGCTGGGCTTCACGCTGTTCTCCTGGTGCCCCGCGCTGCTGGCGCTGGCCGGCCGCCGCAACCCGGAGCTGCCGCAGAAGCTCATCGGCGTGATGAAGCCGCCGCCCGCCGTCAACGCGACCGGCAAGGAGCTGCGCATCCCCCGTCCCGGCCTGGTGCTGGCGGTGGGCTGCGTCATCGTCGCGGTGGTGTGCGGCGCGGCCATCCCGTGGAAGAGCGGCGAGCCCCCGGCGGACGCGGGCTTCTTCGCGCGGCTGCCCTACGGCGTGCGCTTCAACTACAACACCCGCGCGCTGATGCCGGCGAACCAGCCGTCCGTGGTGCTGCAGGATGAAATCAACGCGCGCTTCAAGATCGCCAGCGACCCGCTCGCCGTCTACACCAAGGACCTGGCGGAGACGGAGGCCCTCTACAAGGAGCTGACGACCGACCCGAAGAAGCGCCCCGCCATCTCCCAGGTGATGAGCCTCTTCACCTTCGTGCCGCCGGAGGGCATCGCGCAGGCGAACGCGAAGATCCTGGAGGAGTGGCAGGAGGAGCTGAAGGAGATCGACGTGAAGGCGCTGCCGCCGGAGACGCAGGAGAAGGCGGCCCTGTTCTTCAAGATGCTGGAGGCCCGGCCCTTCGACGTGCACCACGTGCCGGAAATCTATGCCTCGCAGTTCCGCCACCTGCCCACGACGAGCCCGGAGAACCACGGCTACCTCACGTTCATCTACCCGAGCGTGGACCTGTGGGACGGCAAGCAGATGCTCCAGTTCGCGGACCAGACCAGCTCCATCAAGGGCATGGTGACGCCGGGCAAGTTCACGCCGGGCGGCCCCACGGGCGCGCCGGTGGAGAAGGAGTTCCGCGCCGCGGGCGCCACGCAGCTGTACGCGTCGCTGGCGCGCATGGTGCTCAAGGACGCGAAGCTCACGGTCATCCTCACCGCGCTCTGGATCCTGGTGATGCACTTCGCGGACTTCCGCAACGCGAAGCTGGCGCTGGCGTCCGTGATTCCGCTGACGGTGGGCCTGGCGATGATGATGGGCTTCATGGCGCTGTTCGACCTGCGCCTGAACTTCATGAACATCATCATCCTACCCATCCTCCTGGGCTTCGGCGTGAGCCACGGCCTGTACCTGCTGCACCGCTTCCTGGAGGGCACGTCCCCGCTGGTGGCGCTGCGCAGCGTGGGCGCGGCGGTGGCGTCCTCCACGCTGACGGCGGTGGCGGGCTTCGCGGCGCTGCTGGTGGCCAGCCACAACGGCCTGCGCTCCATGGGCCTCGTGGCCTGCATCGGCCTCATCACCACGCTGCTGGTGTCCTTCACGGTGCTGGCGGCGGTGATGCAGCTGATGCACGACAAGCGGCAGAAGGACGCGGGACGTTCGCAAGAGGGCGGTTCCGCCCCGGGCGGGGATTCGTCCTCCACACGCGCCGCCTGA